A portion of the Mytilus galloprovincialis chromosome 12, xbMytGall1.hap1.1, whole genome shotgun sequence genome contains these proteins:
- the LOC143053607 gene encoding uncharacterized protein LOC143053607: MILKLDILFIYFVLSVYADSNITTEKMSRKSLHQQGMDIQNSTSIYLKVNTSGEAWISLQENIASTIYKRYNVILKLEQIAINNIFEKQRTSVTWSELQSNCYVSLWVSWIGGTIEVGGGSEIGTNKLIHLPINHSIVVTDILIWSFYTAYWLFDFQENATSAYTTDCTDGALEIDPETLNTTETALPGFVLTTISKKDTTTSGFDPTSINTTETTTSGFDPTSINTTETTTSEFDPTSINTTETTETTTSGFDPTSIKTTETTETTTSGFDPTLISTTETATSGFDPTSIKTTETTETTTPGVDSTSINTTETTTSGFDPTSINTTETTETTTPGVDPTSINTTETTTLGVDHTSINRTETTTPEFYPTSINTTVTTTPELFPISINTTASSTPGLYLTSTNTTETTTPELFPTTISTTETTSPGYNPTTISKTETTTQGLAPTSIGMVTATTSGTTKNIETPSTKKSCICPCNNSTMTENELIRKIALLKSELSVDKKLTNKYKRSLVSASDDRPSSKYIGNFSIVVLVVICSLIVLMDFHHCAPFVFHKKK; the protein is encoded by the exons ATGATCCTGAAATTGgacatattatttatttactttgttttatCCGTATACGCAG ATAGCAATATTACTACGGAAAAAATGTCAAGGAAATCCCTACACCAACAAGGAATGGACATTCAAAATTCAACGTCAATATATTTAAAGGTGAACACCAGTGGAGAAGCGTGGATTTCTCTACAGGAGAATATTGCTAGTACAATATATAAACGGTACAATGTGATTCTTAAACTAGAACAGATTGcaataaacaacatatttgaaaaGCAACGTACTAGTGTCACCTGGTCAGAACTCCAATCTAACTGTTACGTATCTTTATGGGTTTCATGGATTGGTGGAACCATCGAAGTGGGAGGAGGTTCTGAGATTGGAACTAACAAGCTCATCCATTTACCTATAAATCATAGCATTGTTGTTACTGACATTTTAATATGGTCCTTTTATACAGCATACTGGCTATTTGATTTTCAGGAAAACGCAACCTCAG CTTATACAACTGATTGCACAGATGGGGCTTTAGAGATTGATCCAGAAACATTAAACACAACCGAAACAGCTTTACCAGGGTTTGTTTTAACGACGATAAGCAAAAAAGATACAACAACATCAGGATTTGATCCGACATCAATAAACACAACAGAAACAACTACATCAGGATTTGATCCGACATCAATAAACACAACAGAAACAACTACATCAGAATTTGATCCGACATCAATaaacacaacagaaacaacagaaacaacaaCATCAGGATTTGATCCGACATCAATAAAGACaacagaaacaacagaaacaacaaCATCAGGATTTGATCCGACATTAATAAGCACAACAGAAACAGCTACATCAGGATTTGATCCGACATCAATAAAGACaacagaaacaacagaaacaactaCACCAGGAGTTGATTCTACATCAATAAACACAACAGAAACAACTACATCAGGATTTGATCCGACATCAATaaacacaacagaaacaacagaaacaactaCACCAGGAGTTGATCCTACATCAATAAACACAACAGAAACAACTACATTAGGAGTTGATCATACATCAATTAACAGAACAGAAACAACTACACCAGAATTTTATCCGACATCTATAAACACAACAGTAACAACTACACCAGAATtatttcctatatctataaacacaACCGCATCAAGTACACCAGGATTATATCTGACATCGACAAATACCACAGAAACAACTACACCAGAATTGTTTCCTACAACAATAAGCACAACCGAAACAACTTCGCCAGGATATAATCCgacaacaataagcaaaaccgaAACAACTACACAAGGACTTGCTCCGACTTCAATAGGCATGGTCACAGCAACAACATCCGgaacaacaaaaaatattgaaacaccATCAACAAAAAAATCATGTATATGTCCATGTAATAACTCCACCATGACCGAGAATGAACTCATCAGAAAGATTGCACTGTTAAAATCAGAACTTTCTGTGGATAAGAAACTAACGAACAAGTACAAACGATCCCTTGTATCAGCATCAGATGATAGACCATCCTCCAAGTACATCGGCAACTTCAGTATTGTTGTTTTAGTCGTTATTTGCAGCTTGATAGTTTTGATGGACTTTCATCACTGTGCTCCTTTTGTATTTCACAAAAAGAAATAG